The window TTAAGAATTCTTAGTTGTTaattatgattgtttttttctctgaatgTTCCACATGTAGTGCCTCCCAATCACAATTGACATTGGTACAAACAATGAGAAGCTTTTGAATGATGAGTTTTACATTGGCCTTAAACAGAAGAGAGCAAATGGCGAGGTTTTACTAATtatctttttctgatttttatgcatttcttttgtttgctgTTCATGTGTGCTGTTAAACAGAGTTTTTGCATGAGTTTTacgtttcttttgttttctattgtgATTCAGGAATACTCAGAGTTTTTGCATGAGTTCATGTGTGCTGTTAAACAGAACTATGGTGAAAAAGTGTTGGTGCAGGTAGGTCGTATGATTTGGTTCTTgcataaaacaaaatgtatcttttcaatattttgttGATAAAGATAGGATAACAAATGTTCTTGGTTTTCAGTTTGAAGATTTTGCTAACCACCACGCGTTTGAGCTTCTCTCTAAGTACTGCTCTACTCATCTTGTTTTTAACGATGATATCCAAGTAAGATGTTCAACATTAGTAGTACCGTTTGTGAGTTTTTGAAAAGTGATcactatcaaaaaaatttatgatgTGTAAACTTGTAGGGTACTGCATCAGTTGTGCTTGCTGGCCTAATTGCTGCTCAGAAAGTACTTGGTAAAAGCCTAGCTGACCATACCTTTTTGTTCTTGGGTGCTGGAGAGGTGAGACTTGATAACATATACCATAAAAGTTTCTTTTGTCAAGTATTTGTCATGTTGCTAAAgctttttatcttctttgaaGGCTGGAACTGGAATCGCTGAGCTAATTGCTcttaaaatttcaaaagagGTAAGATAGTCTTGCGCGGTTTCGCCTTTGTGATATTCTGTTGATTCCCTTTGCTCGTTCTTACGATGAATCTGTGACTTTATTGTTATGCAGACTGGAACACCAATAGATGAAACCCGGAAGAATATATGGCTTGTGGACTCAAAGGTATTGTTGATTACATTNNNNNNNNNNNNNNNNNNNNNNNNNNNNNNNNNNNNNNNNNNNNNNNNNNNNNNNNNNNNNNNNNNNNNNNNNNNNNNNNNNNNNNNNNNNNNNNNNNNNNNNNNNNNNNNNNNNNNNNNNNNNNNNNNNNNNNNNNNNNNNNNNNNNNNNNNNNNNNNNNNNNNNNNNNNNNNNNNNNNNNNNNNNNNNNNNNNNNNNNNNNNNNNNNNNNNNNNNNNNNNNNNNNNNNNNNNNNNNNNNNNNNNNNNNNNNNNNNNNNNNNNNNNNNNNNNNNNNNNNNNNNNNNNNNNNNNNNNNNNNNNNNNNNNNNNNNNNNNNNNNNNNNNNNNNNNNNNNNNNNNNNNNNNNNNNNNNNNNNNNNNNNNNNNNNNNNNNNNNNNNNNNNNNNNNNNNNNNNNNNNNNNNNNNNNNNNNNNNNNNNNNNNNNNNNNNNNNNNNNNNNNNNNNNNNNNNNNNNNNNNNNNNNNNNNNNNNNNNNNNNNNNNNNNNNNNNNNNNNNNNNNNNNNNNNNNNNNNNNNNNNNNNNNNNNNNNNNNNNNNNNNNNNNNNNNNNNNNNNNNNNNNNNNNNNNNNNNNNNNNNNNNNNNNNNNNNNNNNNNNNNNNNNNNNNNNNNNNNNNNNNNNNNNNNNNNNNNNNNNNNNNNNNNNNNNNNNNNNNNNNNNNNNNNNNNNNNNNNNNNNNNNNNNNNNNNNNNNNNNNNNNNNNNNNNNNNNNNNNNNNNNNNNNNNNNNNNNNNNNNNNNNNNNNNNNNNNNNNNNNNNNNNNNNNNNNNNNNNNNNNNNNNNNNNNNNNNNNNNNNNNNNNNNNNNNNNNNNNNNNNNNNNNNNNNNNNNNNNNNNNNNNNNNNNNNNNNNNNNNNNNNNNNNNNNNNNNNNNNNNNNNNNNNNNNNNNNNNNNNNNNNNNNNNNNNNNNNNNNNNNNNNNNNNNNNNNNNNNNNNNNNNNNNNNNNNNNNNNNNNNNNNNNNNNNNNNNNNNNNNNNNNNNNNNNNNNNNNNNNNNNNNNNNNNNNNNNNNNNNNNNNNNNNNNNNNNNNNNNNNNNNNNNNNNNNNNNNNNNNNNNNNNNNNNNNNNNNNNNNNNNNNNNNNNNNNNNNNNNNNNNNNNNNNNNNNNNNNNNNNNNNNNNNNNNNNNNNNNNNNNNNNNNNNNNNNNNNNNNNNNNNNNNNNNNNNNNNNNNNNNNNNNNNNNNNNNNNNNNNNGTTTGAAGATTTTGCTAACCACCACGCGTTTGAGCTTCTCTCTAAGTACTGCTCTACTCATCTTGTTTTTAACGATGATATCCAAGTAAGATGTTCAACATTAGTAGTACCGTTTGTGAGTTTTTGAAAAGTGATcactatcaaaaaaatttatgatgTGTAAACTTGTAGGGTACTGCATCAGTTGTGCTTGCTGGCCTAATTGCTGCTCAGAAAGTACTTGGTAAAAGCCTAGCTGACCATACCTTTTTGTTCTTGGGTGCTGGAGAGGTGAGACTTGATAACATATACCATAAAAGTTTCTTTTGTCAAGTATTTGTCATGTTGCTAAAgctttttatcttctttgaaGGCTGGAACTGGAATCGCTGAGCTAATTGCTcttaaaatttcaaaagagGTAAGATAGTCTTGCGCGGTTTCGCCTTTGTGATATTCTGTTGATTCCCTTTGCTCGTTCTTACGATGAATCTGTGACTTTATTGTTATGCAGACTGGAACACCAATAGATGAAACCCGGAAGAATATATGGCTTGTGGACTCAAAGGTATTGTTGATTACATTATTGTTGGTCATTGCTTTCTTGTTCAttttatgaaacttttttttttggattatctTGTAGGGACTGATCGTTAGCTCACGGAAAGAATCTCTTCAGCATTTTAAGCAGCCATGGGCGCATGAACACGAGCCCGTTAAGGAGCTCTTGGAAGCTGTTAATGTACTCAAAATACAACTCATCTTAAGATCTGTTCATGAGTAGATGAGAAATATTTCTAAGAGTGTTTAGTTATTGTCTTAATTCAGGCAATCAAGCCAACTGTGCTTATTGGAACTTCTGGTGTGGGTAAGACTTTCACAAAGGAAGTAGTGGAGGCAATGGCCACTTTGAACGAGGTTTTATTGCCTTccttttgatttggtttctcGGTATCTATGTTCTTGTTTCTGATGCTAATTAATCTTTATGTGGTGGGTTACAGAAACCCTTGATTCTTGCTCTCTCAAACCCAACTTCTCAAGCCGAGTGCACGGCGGAAGAAGCTTACAAATGGACCAAGGTCACTATCTAATAAAGCTCATTGATACCCCCAGAAATATAGAATTTCATTTGATGCGgctaaaaaaaaaccttgtgtTTGATTATAGGGTCGTGCAATATTTGCAAGTGGAAGCCCATTTGACCCTGTTGAGTATAATGGCCAAACATTCACGCCTGGCcaggtttgtttatttttatactgTAACATGTTTGTGGACAATTCAGAGCTCATGTCCTTTCCACACTACAGGCAAACAACTGCTACATTTTCCCGGGTCTTGGTCTTGGTTTGATCATGTCTGGTGCCATTCGTGTCCGTGATGACATGCTTCTAGCAGCTTGTAAGTATACAAGGCACTCTTTTCGCTAATGAAACTGATGCATTAATGTCACACTCTGGCTGTAATTGTTGTTAGCATAAATACCTAAAATGCATCACTCTTTTttgattagttattttttaatagtcTTCTATTAATATGTGCCAAATAATTTTTAGTTCCACAAGATATATTTTTGATCATCCTGCCtcataatttttcatttatttcgtTAATTAGCCAATTGAAAATCCACCACACGGAATCACGATAAGTCGGATCCTCATAtgaaaaatttatatcaaatgtAACCGTTACGATATAGACCAATTTGTGTATCTTTTCTAATCTGTGTTTCCTATATGTTTTATCAGCGGAGGCACTAGCCTCCCAAGTGACGGAAGAGAATTTTGCGAACGGATTGATCTATCCGCCTTTTGCGAACATCAGGAAGATATCTGCTAACATTGCAGCCAGTGTGGGAGACAAAACCTACGAACTCGGTTAGCTTCACAAATCTTCATATTGTTAATGTGATGAACTGCTGatgtcaaaatatattttctttgcaAAATGTGATGTCAAGTTGTTGTCGTTTGTTGCAGGACTGGCATCGAACCTGCCTCGTCCTAAGAACCTCCTGAAGATGGCAGAGAGCTGCATGTACAGCCCTGTCTACAGAAACTTCCGTTAAACATTCTTTACGCACACTGTCCTCAGCTTTTTGACCTTTTGCTTTTCAGTTTTGGTGCTTTCTATACAAGACAACTTCTAAACTGTTTTTActattatattaactttttacTAATGAGATAACACTTCtttattaatagtaaaataatgcTTGACTCATCATAGATGTCTTACTCATTAGGTTTGAGCAATGTTTAAAAATTTGCTAGACGCTAGACAGCTGATTTGAGATTAAGGGATTAGAGAAAATGGATATTGaccttttaatttattgcttAGGCtatttgctgatttttttttctattttttttttgtagtatataaTGATTTTGATCTCTAAGTAGCAGTTTTGTAATTTTCCTAATTTTGTATCACAATTAGATCGTATTTTACATTGTCTGTTGCACCACACAAATAATATGGTTACCCATACCACATTTTTCTTGTCACCAATATTATTTGTATTGTGTCACCAATGACAAATTCATTTGATGCTTTACTAATTCcaccatttgtttgttaaaaaaagcaATTATTATCTACtatattaaaagagtaaagtaTAAAGCCAAAAGGAGTGTTAAAGAGAATATTTGAAGTGATTTTGGGCCTAAAATTATAATCATTGCAAAGTCAATGATCCCATCCATCATATctcaaaaatcaagaaaagataaataaataatggtataagagaaagataaaaagtaAATTTGCAAGTGGTGGCCCTCCATTAGTAGCataattatttatgttaatGATGATGGCTTTNNNNNNNNNNNNNNNNNNNNNNNNNNNNNNNNNNNNNNNNNNNNNNNNNNNNNNNNNNNNNNNNNNNNNNNNNNNNNNNNNNNNNNNNNNNNNNNNNNNNNNNNNNNNNNNNNNNNNNNNNNNNNNNNNNNNNNNNNNNNNNNNNNNNNNNNNNNNNNNNNNNNNNNNNNNNNNNNNNNNNNNNNNNNNNNNNNNNNNNNNNNNNNNNNNNNNNNNNNNNNNNNNNNNNNNNNNNNNNNNNNNNNNNNNNNNNNNNNNNNNNNNNNNNNNNNNNNNNNNNNNNNNNNNgggttttttttttttttttttttttggtggttatACATTCATTGAACATCTATAATTGTTCTAGACCTTTTTTGTGATTATTTCctttaaaaaatgataagtATGCCTAAATGTGTACTGAGTATTGGTATCAAAATGGTCATCATAACTTCTTAGTTTAGAACACATTATTTCTAGTTTATAACGTAgttctttatgtttgttttctccTTGGGTGTTAAATAAGAGTATATGAATTACAAGTGCAATATTTCTTGGGGATGATTTTACCGCTGTCTATTAGATAACAATACGAGGACAGTCAGTTTAACTAATTTGGCATGTTATTAAGTTGTGCCTCATGGGATTGCTGACTCAATACATACCTAATCCATCTAGtatcaaattttataacatTCAAGTATCCTAAAAACATTTGAATGTCCGATatgtttattataaaataattacacttgatattttttttggttgatatgtgaattatatatattaacaaatggaaaatattatatacaaaagtcTGGAAATGTAAAGGattggtaaaaagaaaaaatagagcaaaagacaaaaaatttgtaaaaagcAGATGACAACACATCCTCCAAAACCTTGGTACTCTAGCATATGACAGTTGGAATACCCCTAATTAACCCATTTTAGTTAGGTGATTTCACCAGCTAAAATTACAGcttatttgattatatatgtgtCACAGACAGCTATTAACTTTTCTTAGATTGAGTTGAAAGATCCTTAAACCATCTTGATATATTTCTAAAGTTAAACTTGATTACCGTATCGGTAATATCATTACTTTAAGATATTCTTCATGGGTGGACGAATTCCGTAAACCAATCAATTATGTAACTTGAAAAAAATGGACAAACATTAATACATTATGGACTAAGGAGGCCAAATTACAGCAACAAAAATTCAGTTGGTAGTGGACTTTTAGTAGTGGAATTAGTATACAATTaatatttgcaatatatatatatattaaaattttatatactatgtaaaaataaacagaagaaGGTTTTGTAAACGAGGGAGAAACGGAAACCTACTACTTTCTTCCTTTTATCGGTAGGCACTCATTTAAGCATGCCTAGGAATCTCTTTCctctttcttgtttccttttctaTGTCGGCCTCCACTctccaattttttatttacacaaaaaaaaaatcttttgtggCTCTTGAAAAGCTACATATCCTTTTGTAGGTTTGGGTTAATGGTATTGTAATAGTGAGGATAAGACGATTTGCTTGGGAGCACGGAGCCATCAACATAGTCATTCCCCCTTACATTCAGAGTTACATGCTTTggtttgggctatggagtctatCATGACTGGCGGGTTCGATTGTCAGTGTTTTGAGACTGATTATGCAGAACTAGTCGCGATGGTGTAGTCTCCTGAAGATTGGCTTGTCTTTTTCAATCTATTAGATGATTTCAGTTTGCTTAGAACTGCATTTTCCTCCTTTATTCTTACCACGATTCTGTGTGAGTCAAATGTACAAACAGATTGCTTTACTCGTTCTTTGCATATTTATCATCCGATAAccaattttgaagtttttttttctaattatatgtttggtttaaaaaaaaaaaaaaagatatggcCATGGAGATGAATCgatgagaatgatgatgatggttccGATGGCGAAACAACAATGCATTATACGTCTTTCTTTGTCTCATGAGTCATGATATGCACACACGGTTACATGTTTgcatataagttttttaatataaattgtcaaaatatgaaatttgCTAAAATGCATATGTTACGAGATCTTTCGAACTTAAAGACATTATTAATGTCACACATGTCATGTAGAAGAGAAGCAActtatagtttttcttttaaagtacTAGCTCGATGatgtatagttttataaaaaaaaagctatatgaTGTATGGTTCTTCGGTAGTTTCCGATGAGTTTTATAGATTAACAAAAGTTTATATTAAGCCTACTATAGTAGAAATCAGAAGATCGAAAGatgatttcatatatatttcatgatTCAGTTAATGATTATCATTGTGCGAAGGCCTAATATAACCTAGTATAACTTAATAAAAactttatgattttgattaaatgtttaatataagcaataatttgataaaatcattattattttgacTCTTCTGGTTGGGGCAACTAATCTGGATTGTTAATTTCATAGGAATGGTtggttaaaaaatattgttcttttgaATGTTTGTTTCTTGTGAAATATAACTCTAAATTTGTTTATAAGATTTCTTGAACAATCATGGAATAATGTATCCATCAATCGGCATCAGATTCATAGAATCATACACGTATTTAACGCATTTTGACATTCGGAATATAATCCTTACAAAGTAGGATCTGTTAGGTgattattaatacaaaataaaatctctttcattagaaaatataaagagagaggCCACTTTTATAAAGATTGGGATCGTAGTTCCTTTGACAACCACCCATATAATAATACTCCCCAGCACCCAAAAAGACAACACAAACTTagaaaaatggaagaagagaagagattggAGCTGAGGCTGGCTCCTCCCTGCCACCAATTCACTTCCAACAACAAGAGCAATGGATCTAAGCAAAGTAGCTCGACCAAAGAAACATCATTAGTATCCAATAACAGGTTTCCTTAATCCGTTCTTACAATCTTGCTTGTATTTACAATCAAGTTAAATCATTGTTGTCTATAATTTGGGTTTAGGTCCGGTATTCCCAAAATTATTTGTATAAATCATGGTTATTAAGTTATAACTAGAAATGGCTAAAACAGGGCTGACGCAGCACCGGTGGTGGGATGGCCGCCGGTGAGATCATCCCGGCGAAACCTAGCGGCACAGCtaaaggaggagatgaagaagagggagagtGATCATGTAGAGAAAGAGTTGTACGTAAAGATCAACATGGAAGGAGTTCCCATAGGAAGAAAAGTCAACCTCTCAGCTTTTAACAACTACCAACAGCTTTCACATGCCGTTGACCAACTCTTCTCTAAGAAAGATTCGTGGGATCTAAACAGACAATACACTTTGGTCTACGAAGACACTGAAGGAGATAAAGTTCTGGTCGGAGATGTTCCGTGGGAGTAAGTTCTTAAAAAGAGTTTGGTTATtgatatcatcatcatgtcattcttttttttttaaaggtcaTAAGCCTTGGATATTTATCTGATGATAATATGAACCATATGGAGAAATTGATCATAAAGTTTACTTTGTTTCTTAGGATGTTTGTATCGACCGTGAAGAGGTTGCATGTTTTGAAGACCTTCAACGCCTCCTCGCTCTCACGTAAGACTACCTTAGTGCTTACGAAATTCTTTGCTTACATCCCACTtatatccaaaacaaaatatatgtatcttAATTCGTGTTGTTGTTTTATCCCAGCTAGAAAACATGTCAAGGAATAGAGTGAGGTTGGCCAAAATCATCAGTTCCATGATATgtttttaaatgtaatttttgtgGAAACTATTAGGGTTTGGttattaaacccaaaaaaaagggGGTTTGGCTTGAtttactgtgtttttttttttttaattcgaaTTTAGCTTAACAACTTATGTTCTAGGTTTTTGCTTGCtacgtttttgttgttgttgttgttgtaaatatGCTGTTCGTTCCAGTAATCTGAGTTATTATGTTTATCGTGTGTATAAAAAGCAGTGGCACTGTAAAATAGAcgaatttctatttttatttatattttcgtaatttatatataagatctCTTCGAAAGTCCTCGGAAACTCCGACGTCGTGAGTAAGTCTTGTAAACTATATCCCTCGGAAATCCCTCGGAAATCATGTCATTTGGAAATCTCTTGAAAAAGTGAAGCCCTTGGAATTCTCTCGAAAGGCTTTTGTCCTTGGAATTCTGTTGAAAATCTGCTTTCTTGGAAAACAGTCGAAAATCTGATCTCTCGGAAATTCGTCTGAAAGATTTGTCCATGGAATTCCGTTGGAAGCTAAGTGCCCTTGAAAATTACTTGGTAGTTTGACGTCCTTGGAAATCCCTTGGAAATAATTAACCCTTGGAAATCCGTCGAAAATTTATGTAGGTTTCGCAGAAAATTTATGTAGGTTTCGCAGAGTTAACTATTATACTTCTTAcctttttagttatgttttccTACGTACATCCACATATTTATACTACTGCTAGATTATGGTCCATCTGATGTCCGATGGATATGTTATTTACTTTCAATAAATTTATTGTAGGAAAATGGtgttcaaatcatttttttttaaatagagaaATCTTTTAGTTAGTAAGGAAagttatttacctttttttttttgtgtgaataaactaattttaatagatgttatttcataatttttattaaaaaataatttcccGCATATAAATGTGATTACGCAATTTATTGTATTTCTTTTAGTTAATTGGTTATTACTAATTTTGATAGTTAAATTCTTATGTACAAATTAACATCAATCAAAAACTATGAtctaaatacaaattttttttatcgtttcattaaattataaaaGACACTATTCGTAAGGACGTTTATATAAACACGCGAATGAACATGAACAATGCTACATACATCCACATTTTTATACTACTGCTAGATTAGGATCCATCCTATGTCTGATggacatattatttatttttaataaatttcttgtataaaaattgtattcaaatcattttttaaataatagagAAATCTTTTAGTTAGTAAGGAAAGttattcactttctttttttgtgtgtgaataaactaatttttaagaAATGTTATTTcgtaatttttattaaaagactAATTTCTTGCATATAAATGTTATTACGCAATTTATTGTATTTCTTTCAATTAATTGGTTATTACTAATTTTACTAGTTAAATTCTTATGTACAAATTAACATCAATCTAAAACTATGATCtaaatacaaattttgtatcgtttcattaaattataaaatacacTATTTGTAAAGACGTTTATATAAATATGCGAATGACCATAAGCAAtgcacaaaaaaagaagtatagCGCAATTGAAGAAAGTGTTACGAAATGTTTTGGGGCATTTGCAAAAATGCATGTATGCTATTTTGAATTTGCACCTTCATGAGTTCAACAATCATTTTAATGAGGTGAACACTGAATTGCTTATATGtgcttcttcttttatctcTCTCATTTGTTCTTTGAGTTTGACCACTCAGAGTTGATGGGGTTATCTAAATTTTCTCTAGTCGATTTTACTCATGAAGAATGCATATCTCTTGaataagaattatatatatatatatctatattgaTAATGTTCGAAATGATGAAACATTGCTTATTTGAAGTCTCTTGAAGAACTTGTTACTACGTTGGTGgaaaatcgaaaaaaaatatgtcacaTTCTTAGGTGTATAGACTTTTGaagttgattttgattttgcaaaTTTGTACTACAACTGTGGAGAAATGTTTTTCAACAATGAAGATCATGAAGACTCATCGACGCAATCAGATcaatgattaatttttaaattattatttttaaattatgtgttcCTTACAACATTAGTAATGTAATTACTATCAGGTTTTTGCttcttaggaaaaaaaatataaagggTAGTTTGCGATTTTTTCTCTTAGAGAAACATAGTTATTCACTTTTTCtgtacaattattattttcttaatttttcttaatagtttgattaattttttaatatttaccattttatttttgtgttatctatttttaactctttttttggtgatttatctattttaatCTTTCTTGATTAGAATATATCCTTCCTTTACTATTATATTTCCTAAAAGCAACTCTAGTCGTTTGCTCTATTTATTGGTCTAAAAATAG is drawn from Camelina sativa cultivar DH55 chromosome 8, Cs, whole genome shotgun sequence and contains these coding sequences:
- the LOC104706906 gene encoding auxin-responsive protein IAA28-like isoform X1, whose product is MEEEKRLELRLAPPCHQFTSNNKSNGSKQSSSTKETSLVSNNRADAAPVVGWPPVRSSRRNLAAQLKEEMKKRESDHVEKELYVKINMEGVPIGRKVNLSAFNNYQQLSHAVDQLFSKKDSWDLNRQYTLVYEDTEGDKVLVGDVPWEMFVSTVKRLHVLKTFNASSLSRKTTLVLTKFFAYIPLISKTKYMYLNSCCCFIPARKHVKE
- the LOC104706906 gene encoding auxin-responsive protein IAA28-like isoform X2, with the protein product MEEEKRLELRLAPPCHQFTSNNKSNGSKQSSSTKETSLVSNNRADAAPVVGWPPVRSSRRNLAAQLKEEMKKRESDHVEKELYVKINMEGVPIGRKVNLSAFNNYQQLSHAVDQLFSKKDSWDLNRQYTLVYEDTEGDKVLVGDVPWEMFVSTVKRLHVLKTFNASSLSPRKHVKE